Proteins co-encoded in one Papaver somniferum cultivar HN1 chromosome 5, ASM357369v1, whole genome shotgun sequence genomic window:
- the LOC113277603 gene encoding WUSCHEL-related homeobox 1-like — protein sequence MWMMGCNEGGGGYNTATTTTNFDSFNGRKLRPLIPKPCNTTTNGNLLPTSLSSNPPCLSRLRGSDIILFNNHLEQSKREMNTTTTVVSSRWNPTPEQLRTLEELYKRGTRTPSADQIQHITAQLRRYGKIEGKNVFYWFQNHKARERQKRRRRSSDEPASGSSTITDDNNNNNNKQQHHETECLFETNESRMSKTCYEVEQTKNWHHPTNCSTLTPEPVSVQGAALVSSAAVESRNTNGWIQLENKELHQRRNSSSAELQATWQQMLQQQQQHFSSTNSKHHLIDTTPTPSLIRSLSTNPKLTNTTHHHQQQHQNLSFLFASSKILMRNNQDHQQSYYNNTTDQDKSQTLELFPLRKDHVNDSGNTDDYGNGINEKEKAHQDMSATTNNMNTTPPYQFFEFL from the exons ATGTGGATGATGGGGTGTAATGAAGGTGGTGGTGGATACAACACTGCTACTACAACCACCAACTTTGATTCTTTCAATGGTCGGAAACTTCGTCCACTTATCCCTAAACCCTGTAATACTACTACTAACGGTAATCTTCTTCCAACATCATTGTCTTCAAATCCTCCTTGCTTGAGCCGTCTACGTGGGAGTGACATTATTTTATTTAACAATCACCTTG AGCAAAGTAAGAGGGAGATGAATACAACAACAACGGTAGTGAGTTCAAGATGGAATCCAACACCTGAACAGTTAAGAACACTAGAAGAGTTGTATAAACGTGGTACAAGAACACCCTCAGCTGATCAAATCCAACATATTACTGCACAACTTCGACGTTACGGTAAAATTGAAGGGAAGAACGTTTTTTACTGGTTTCAAAATCACAAAGCTAGAGAAAGACAGAAGCGTCGTCGTAGATCATCTGATGAACCGGCTAGTGGTAGCAGTACCATCACTgatgacaacaacaacaacaacaacaagcagCAGCACCATGAAACTGAATGCTTATTTGAAACAAATGAATCAA GGATGAGTAAGACATGTTATGAAGTTGAACAGACCAAGAACTGGCATCACCCTACAAACTGCAGTACACTTACACCG GAACCTGTTTCAGTGCAAGGAGCAGCATTAGTTTCTTCTGCTGCAGTAGAAAGTAGGAATACAAATGGATGGATTCAATTGGAAAATAAAGAATTACATCAAAGAAGAAACTCATCATCAGCTGAATTACAAGCCACATGGCAGCAAAtgttgcagcagcaacaacaacacttCTCATCTACTAACTCTAAACACCACCTCATTGACACTACACCAACACCATCACTAATACGATCATTAAGTACAAATCCCAAACTCACAAACAcaactcatcatcatcaacaacaacatcaaaacctCAGCTTTCTTTTTGCATCCAGTAAAATATTGATGAGGAATAACCAAGATCATCAGCAGAGTTATTACAACAACACTACTGATCAAGACAAATCTCAGACTCTTGAACTGTTTCCTTTACGTAAAGATCATGTGAATGACTCTGGAAACACTGATGATTATGGTAATGGGATTAATGAGAAGGAGAAAGCTCACCAAGACATGTCAGCCACAACAAACAATATGAACACCACTCCTCCTTACCAGTTTTTTGAGTTCCTATGA
- the LOC113282083 gene encoding phytanoyl-CoA dioxygenase-like, whose translation MGITGNLTPQQLDFFNSQGYIVIESFASPEEINGMRDRMNVLLDGFDCSVTSIFSTKNQKESTDDHFFESADKVSFFFEEKAFDDEGKLKQSKQLSINKVGHALHEHEPVFKSFCSSGKLLSMLVSLGYKSPAIIQSMYIFKQPGIGGEVVPHQDNSFLYTNPTSCTGLWLALEDATVVNGCLWAIPGSHKNGLVRRFIRDENGVHFDCPSPDYDQKDFVSIEVKAGSLVVIHGDLIHQSFENQSSKSRHALSLHVVDTKDHVWAPDNWLRRRVDHEPLYVSS comes from the exons ATGGGAATAACGGGAAATCTCACTCCACAGCAATTGGATTTCTTCAATAGTCAAG gGTATATTGTGATAGAATCATTTGCAAGTCCTGAGGAAATCAATGGGATGAGAGATAGGATGAATGTGTTACTGGATGGATTTGATTGCTCTGTTACCTCCATATTCTCTACCAAAAACcag AAAGAATCGACTGATGATCACTTCTTCGAGAGTGCTGATaaggtttcttttttctttgagg AGAAGGCATTTGACGATGAGGGAAAACTAAAGCAGTCAAAGCAGCTCTCTATTAACAAAGTTGGACATG CTTTGCACGAGCATGAACCAGTATTCAAAAGCTTCTGCAGTTCAGGGAAGTTACTGAGTATGCTAGTCTCACTGGGTTATAAAAGTCCAGCGATCATTCAGTCAATGTACATATTCAAG caaCCAGGTATTGGAGGAGAAGTAGTGCCACATCAAGATAACTCTTTTCTTTATACTAATCCCACTTCGTGCACGGGGTTGTGGTTAGCTTTAGAGGATGCAACAGTTGTTAATGGCTGCCTTTGGGCTATTCCTGGATCTCATAAAA ATGGCCTTGTAAGAAGGTTCATTAGAGATGAGAATGGGGTTCATTTTGATTGTCCCTCACCAGATTATGATCAAAAAGACTTCGTCTCCATTGAAGTAAAAGCTGGGTCGTTGGTGGTCATTCATGGTGATCTTATACATCAAAG TTTTGAAAATCAATCCTCAAAATCAAGACATGCCCTAAGCTTGCACGTGGTTGATACGAAAGATCATGTATGGGCACCAGATAACTG GCTCAGAAGAAGGGTGGATCATGAACCTCTTTACGTCTCGTCCTGA